The Seriola aureovittata isolate HTS-2021-v1 ecotype China chromosome 2, ASM2101889v1, whole genome shotgun sequence genome has a segment encoding these proteins:
- the gpd1b gene encoding glycerol-3-phosphate dehydrogenase 1b translates to MMAAPKKVCVIGSGNWGSAIAKIVGANAAKYDRFDTTVNMWVFEETVNGRKLTEIINTDHENVKYLPGHKLPPNVLAVPDLAESVKGADILIFVVPHQFIVRVCDTIKDHIKKDAVGMSLIKGVDAGPEGLKLISEVIRAKLGINMTVLMGANIASEVADEKFCETTIGCKDKTCGPILKELMQTTNFRVTVVEESDVVEICGALKNIVAVGAGFCDGLGFGDNTKAAVIRLGLMEMIAFAKVFCTNCHVSPATFLESCGIADLITTCYGGRNRKIGEAFAKTGKTIEQLENELLNGQKLQGPATASEVHQVLKQKKMVEKFPLFTAVYQICFNSHPVTEFIKCLQNHPEHM, encoded by the exons ATGATGGCAGCGCCCAAGAAAGTCTGTGTGATTGGCTCTGGTAACTG GGGCTCTGCCATTGCCAAGATTGTGGGCGCCAACGCAGCCAAGTATGACAGGTTTGACACCACAGTGAACATGTGGGTGTTCGAGGAGACAGTGAACGGCCGTAAACTCACAGAAATCATCAACACAGaccatgaaaatgtgaaatatctgcCTGGTCACAAGCTGCCCCCCAATGTG tTGGCTGTTCCAGACTTGGCTGAGTCTGTGAAAGGAGCCGACATCCTGATCTTTGTGGTCCCTCACCAGTTcattgtgagagtgtgtgacaCCATCAAAGACCACATCAAGAAGGACGCCGTAGGAATGTCTCTCATCAAG GGTGTCGATGCAGGCCCAGAGGGTCTGAAGCTGATCTCAGAGGTCATCCGAGCGAAGCTGGGCATCAACATGACGGTCCTCATGGGAGCCAACATCGCCAGCGAGGTCGCTGATGAGAAGTTCTGTGAAACAACCATTG GGTGCAAAGATAAAACATGTGGGCCCATTTTGAAGGAACTGATGCAGACCACTAACTTCCGTGTGACCGTGGTGGAAGAGTCTGATGTCGTGGAGATTTGCGGTGCTCTCAAG AACATTGTAGCAGTGGGAGCAGGTTTCTGTGATGGCCTGGGGTTCGGCGACAACACCAAGGCAGCGGTGATTCGTCTCGGCTTGATGGAGATGATTGCCTTTGCCAAGGTCTTCTGCACAAACTGCCATGTCTCCCCCGCCACCTTTCTGGAGAGCTGCGGCATCGCTGACCTCATCACGACCTGCTACGGTGGACGCAACCGCAAGATTGGAGAGGCTTTCGCCAAAACAGGCAAA accaTTGAGCAGTTAGAGAACGAGCTGCTGAACGGTCAGAAGCTTCAAGGTCCAGCTACTGCCTCTGAGGTCCACCAAGtcttgaaacagaaaaaaatggtgGAAAA GTTTCCTCTTTTCACTGCTGTTTACCAGATCTGCTTCAACAGCCACCCAGTCACAGAGTTCATCAAGTGTTTGCAAAACCACCCAGAGCACATGTAA